Proteins from a genomic interval of Arthrobacter sp. CAN_C5:
- a CDS encoding ATP-dependent helicase — protein MTSVLNKFTPATHQWFAGAFAAPTSAQEGAWNAISAGSNALVIAPTGSGKTLAAFLWALDKFIAAGTDDSGPPAKGTPATDKPATKGVPAKKRGTKVLYISPLKALGVDVERNLRAPMIGITQTAKRLGLPAPSITVGVRSGDTSQADRRALLTRPPDILITTPESLFLMLTSKARETLTDVDTVIVDEVHAVAGSKRGAHLAVSLARLDALLEKPVQRIGLSATVEPKETVARFLGGNATVEIVAPPSKKQWDLTVTVPVEDMTELGGPPTQNGGNEPDNDDAYGAEAVPQGSIWPHVEEKIVDLIQANRSTIVFANSRRLAERLTARLNEIHAERLEAAALRAAGPDESGPAAGRPAGQWTEQAPPAQLMGQAGQTDGAEPLLARAHHGSVSKDQRALIEDDLKSGRLRCVVATSSLELGIDMGAVDLVVQVESPYSVASGLQRVGRAGHQVGEVSQGVLFPKHRGDLVNTAVTVERMLAGKIEPLYIPANPLDILAQQTVAAAALGTIDVEEWFDVVRRSAPFATLPRSAFDATLDLLAGRYPSDEFAELRPRIIWDRVEGTITGRPGAQRLAVTSGGTIPDRGLFGVFLVGSAEPGTGGKQGGRRVGELDEEMVYESRVGDVFALGATSWRIEDITHDRVLVSPAFGQPGRLPFWKGDSLGRPVELGRAVGAFVRETSLASPEDAQARCKAIGLDDWASGNLLTYLSEQRAATEIVPNDRTLVVERFHDELGDWRVILHSPFGMPVHAPWALAVGARLEQRYGMDGSAMASDDGIVLRVPLMEDEPPGAELFLFDAEELDGIVTTEVGGSALFASRFRECAARALLLPRQNPGKRSPLWQQRQRSAQLLDVARKYPTFPIVLETVRECLQDVYDLPALKDIAASIERRELRIVETTTSQPSPFARSMLFGYVASFLYEGDSPLAERRAAALSLDPTLLNELLGRAELRELLDPGVITSTESELQRLAPDRLVRGLEGVADLLRLLGPLTTREVAERFETPEESGDTPAVDLVGPLLTQLVQANRALQVFVAGEERWSAVEDAARLRDALGVPLPMGIPLAFIEPVADPLGDLVGRYARTHGPFTVVETAQRLGLGVAVVLTALQRLAADGRVVEGEFRPVASLPESTSETTHTAAPSEWCDVEVLRRLRRRSLAALRQEVEPVDPAAYGRFLPAWQHVGSTLRGLDGVATVVDQLSGVPIPASAWEPLILGSRVANYTPAMLDELTATGEVVWSGDGSLPGNDGWIALHLAENAPLTLRPDPVFDPSALQLNLLELLNRGGAYFFRQLVESLDSTAPLNDTEVVNALWELVWAGRISNDTFTPVRSLLAGGKTAHKQRAAPPRARSSRLGRLGRAPGASLTGSSLRMSGADDGARGYQRSTPPMAAGRWTMLPPVEAETTVHAHATAELLLDRYGVVTRGSVGSEGTPGGFGLQYKVLARLEEMGRCRRGYFIEHLGAAQFAVPATVDRLRSFGGDAQQERRPGEDPGVVRSSIALAATDPANPYGAALAWPSSDGGHRPGRKAGALVILQDGRLALYVERGGKTVLAFTEDSAALHAAAGALVAIIRRGAAEKMAIEKVNGEPVLDSEVGRALTAAGFYSTPRGLRIRA, from the coding sequence GTGACCTCGGTGCTGAACAAGTTCACCCCCGCGACCCATCAGTGGTTCGCCGGGGCCTTTGCCGCGCCCACCTCCGCGCAGGAGGGGGCCTGGAACGCTATCTCGGCGGGGTCGAACGCCCTGGTGATCGCACCCACCGGCTCCGGCAAAACCCTGGCGGCGTTCCTGTGGGCACTGGACAAGTTCATCGCCGCCGGCACCGACGACTCCGGGCCGCCAGCCAAGGGGACACCGGCCACGGACAAACCGGCGACCAAGGGCGTGCCGGCGAAGAAGCGCGGCACCAAGGTCCTCTATATTTCGCCGTTGAAGGCCCTCGGCGTCGACGTCGAACGCAATCTGCGTGCCCCCATGATCGGGATCACCCAGACGGCCAAACGGTTGGGGTTGCCCGCGCCGTCCATCACGGTGGGGGTGCGGTCCGGCGACACCTCGCAGGCGGACCGGCGGGCCCTGCTGACCCGGCCCCCGGACATCCTGATCACCACCCCGGAATCGTTGTTCCTGATGCTGACGTCCAAGGCGCGGGAAACCCTCACCGACGTCGACACCGTCATCGTCGATGAGGTCCACGCAGTGGCGGGATCCAAGCGCGGGGCACACCTTGCGGTGTCACTGGCCCGGCTGGATGCGCTGCTGGAGAAGCCGGTGCAGCGGATCGGGCTATCCGCCACCGTGGAACCGAAGGAAACGGTGGCCCGCTTCCTGGGCGGCAATGCGACGGTGGAAATCGTCGCCCCGCCGTCGAAAAAGCAGTGGGACCTGACCGTCACGGTGCCGGTGGAGGACATGACCGAGCTGGGCGGGCCGCCGACGCAAAACGGGGGCAATGAGCCTGACAACGACGACGCCTACGGCGCCGAGGCCGTCCCGCAGGGAAGCATCTGGCCCCACGTCGAGGAGAAGATCGTCGACCTGATCCAGGCGAACCGCTCGACGATCGTGTTCGCCAACTCCCGTCGGCTCGCCGAACGGCTGACCGCCCGCCTGAACGAGATCCATGCCGAGCGGCTGGAAGCGGCAGCCCTGCGGGCTGCGGGACCCGACGAATCGGGTCCCGCAGCCGGACGGCCCGCAGGTCAGTGGACTGAGCAGGCACCCCCCGCCCAGCTGATGGGCCAGGCCGGCCAGACCGACGGCGCTGAGCCGCTCCTGGCGCGGGCCCATCACGGGTCGGTGTCCAAAGACCAGCGGGCGCTGATCGAGGATGACCTCAAATCCGGGCGGTTGCGCTGCGTGGTGGCAACGTCGTCGCTGGAATTGGGCATCGACATGGGTGCCGTTGACCTGGTGGTCCAGGTCGAGTCGCCCTACTCGGTGGCCAGCGGCCTGCAACGGGTGGGCCGCGCAGGGCACCAGGTGGGTGAGGTATCCCAGGGTGTCCTCTTCCCCAAGCACCGCGGCGACCTGGTGAACACCGCGGTCACCGTGGAGCGGATGCTCGCCGGGAAGATCGAGCCCCTCTACATTCCCGCGAACCCCCTGGACATCCTGGCGCAGCAGACGGTGGCAGCCGCAGCCCTGGGCACCATCGACGTGGAGGAATGGTTCGACGTCGTCCGCCGCTCCGCACCGTTTGCCACCCTGCCCCGCTCGGCGTTCGACGCGACCCTCGACCTGCTGGCCGGCCGGTACCCCTCGGACGAGTTCGCCGAGCTGCGGCCGCGGATCATCTGGGACCGGGTGGAGGGGACCATTACCGGCAGGCCTGGCGCCCAGCGCCTGGCCGTCACCTCCGGCGGGACCATTCCCGACCGCGGCCTGTTCGGCGTCTTCCTGGTGGGCTCCGCCGAACCCGGGACCGGCGGCAAACAGGGCGGACGGCGGGTTGGTGAACTCGACGAGGAGATGGTCTACGAATCCCGGGTGGGCGATGTGTTCGCCCTGGGCGCCACCAGTTGGCGGATCGAGGACATCACCCACGACCGGGTGCTCGTCTCCCCCGCCTTCGGGCAGCCGGGCAGGCTGCCGTTCTGGAAAGGCGATTCTCTCGGCCGCCCCGTGGAACTGGGCCGCGCGGTCGGCGCGTTCGTCCGAGAAACGTCCCTCGCCTCCCCCGAGGACGCGCAGGCACGGTGCAAGGCCATCGGCCTGGACGACTGGGCCTCGGGCAACCTCCTGACCTACCTCTCCGAGCAGCGGGCGGCCACCGAAATTGTGCCCAACGACCGCACCCTGGTGGTCGAACGATTCCATGACGAGCTCGGCGACTGGCGGGTCATCCTCCACAGCCCGTTTGGCATGCCGGTGCATGCCCCCTGGGCGCTCGCCGTCGGGGCACGCCTCGAGCAGCGGTACGGCATGGACGGCTCGGCGATGGCCTCCGACGACGGGATCGTGCTGCGGGTACCCCTGATGGAGGACGAGCCGCCGGGTGCGGAGCTGTTCCTGTTCGACGCCGAGGAGCTGGACGGGATTGTGACCACCGAGGTGGGCGGCTCGGCCCTCTTCGCTTCACGGTTCCGCGAGTGTGCTGCCCGCGCCCTCCTGCTGCCCCGCCAGAACCCGGGGAAACGGTCCCCGCTCTGGCAGCAGCGGCAGCGTTCCGCGCAATTGCTCGACGTCGCCCGGAAGTACCCCACGTTCCCGATCGTGCTCGAAACGGTCCGTGAATGCCTGCAGGACGTCTACGACCTGCCCGCCCTGAAGGACATTGCCGCGAGCATTGAACGCCGGGAACTGCGGATCGTGGAGACCACCACCTCCCAGCCGTCGCCCTTCGCCCGCTCCATGCTGTTCGGCTACGTGGCGTCGTTCCTCTACGAGGGGGACTCGCCCCTGGCCGAACGGCGGGCAGCCGCCCTCTCCCTGGACCCCACCCTGCTCAACGAGCTTCTGGGACGGGCCGAACTGCGTGAGCTCCTCGACCCGGGGGTGATCACCTCCACGGAAAGCGAACTGCAGCGTCTCGCCCCGGACCGCCTGGTGCGTGGGCTTGAGGGGGTGGCCGACCTGCTCAGACTCCTCGGGCCCCTGACCACCCGTGAGGTGGCCGAGCGCTTCGAAACTCCCGAAGAATCCGGCGATACCCCGGCCGTCGACCTGGTGGGCCCGTTGCTCACACAACTGGTGCAGGCCAACCGTGCGCTGCAGGTGTTCGTCGCCGGTGAGGAACGCTGGTCCGCGGTCGAGGATGCCGCCAGGCTGCGCGACGCGCTCGGGGTCCCGTTGCCGATGGGGATTCCGCTCGCGTTCATTGAACCTGTCGCGGATCCCCTCGGGGACCTGGTGGGGCGCTACGCTCGCACCCACGGGCCGTTCACCGTCGTCGAAACGGCGCAGCGCCTGGGCCTGGGTGTTGCCGTGGTGCTGACCGCCCTGCAACGCCTCGCCGCCGACGGCCGGGTGGTGGAGGGCGAGTTCCGCCCGGTTGCCTCCCTCCCGGAGAGTACCTCGGAGACCACCCACACCGCGGCCCCCAGCGAATGGTGCGACGTCGAAGTGCTCCGCAGGCTCCGCCGCCGTTCCCTGGCCGCGCTCCGGCAGGAAGTGGAACCAGTGGATCCCGCCGCCTACGGAAGGTTCCTTCCCGCCTGGCAGCATGTCGGGTCCACCCTGCGCGGACTTGACGGTGTGGCCACCGTCGTCGACCAGCTTTCAGGGGTGCCTATCCCCGCGTCCGCCTGGGAACCGCTGATCCTCGGGTCCCGGGTGGCCAACTACACTCCGGCGATGCTTGACGAGCTGACGGCTACCGGGGAGGTGGTCTGGTCCGGTGACGGTTCCCTGCCCGGCAACGACGGGTGGATTGCCCTGCACCTCGCGGAGAACGCGCCGCTCACCCTCCGCCCCGACCCCGTGTTCGACCCTTCCGCCCTGCAACTGAACCTGCTCGAACTGCTGAACCGGGGCGGCGCGTATTTCTTCCGGCAGCTCGTGGAGTCCCTGGACTCCACGGCGCCCCTGAATGACACCGAGGTGGTCAACGCCCTGTGGGAACTGGTGTGGGCCGGGCGGATCAGCAACGACACCTTCACTCCGGTGCGCAGCCTGCTCGCCGGTGGCAAGACCGCTCACAAACAGCGTGCCGCCCCACCCCGCGCGCGATCCTCCCGGCTGGGACGGCTCGGTCGTGCCCCCGGGGCATCGCTGACCGGTTCCTCCCTGCGGATGTCAGGGGCCGACGACGGCGCCCGCGGCTACCAGCGCAGCACCCCGCCGATGGCGGCCGGACGGTGGACCATGCTGCCGCCCGTGGAAGCGGAGACCACCGTCCACGCGCACGCCACCGCCGAGCTGCTCCTGGACCGGTACGGGGTTGTCACCCGCGGCTCGGTGGGTAGCGAGGGCACCCCCGGCGGCTTCGGCCTGCAATACAAAGTCCTGGCCCGGCTCGAAGAGATGGGCCGGTGCCGGCGCGGGTATTTCATCGAACACCTCGGCGCCGCCCAGTTCGCGGTTCCCGCAACCGTTGACCGGCTCCGCTCGTTCGGCGGCGACGCCCAGCAGGAACGGCGCCCGGGTGAGGACCCCGGCGTCGTGCGGTCCTCGATCGCCCTCGCGGCAACGGACCCGGCCAATCCCTACGGGGCGGCCCTGGCGTGGCCCTCCTCCGATGGCGGGCACCGTCCGGGCCGGAAAGCTGGCGCGCTGGTGATTCTGCAGGACGGGCGCCTGGCCCTGTATGTCGAGCGGGGCGGGAAGACGGTGCTGGCGTTCACCGAGGATTCGGCAGCGCTGCACGCCGCGGCCGGTGCCCTGGTTGCCATCATCCGCCGCGGCGCGGCCGAGAAGATGGCGATCGAGAAGGTCAACGGGGAACCGGTGCTGGACTCGGAGGTGGGCCGCGCGCTGACCGCTGCGGGTTTCTACTCCACCCCGCGGGGACTGAGGATTCGTGCCTGA
- a CDS encoding VTT domain-containing protein: MDLTDLGAWSPLFHPLTFIVVVVDVFIPAVPSEFLVIASGTMASEGTLLLPIALLTATLGSWLGDIILYLLFRNRLTLWLDKFRWGRAIHRSIRTAVEKAGKSPTYAGLIALRFLPAGRTAGVAAAGIADLPLRPFLACAAVGGILWSCWLVMLGYVTDATTGFPLWVSALLGMGVGTLVGLVIAAFLALKQRRKGKTTDEHPDAAHPPAASQTD; encoded by the coding sequence GTGGATCTCACCGATCTCGGAGCATGGTCGCCGCTGTTCCATCCCCTGACTTTCATAGTCGTAGTCGTCGACGTGTTCATCCCCGCCGTGCCCTCGGAGTTCCTGGTGATCGCCTCGGGCACCATGGCGTCCGAAGGGACACTGCTCCTCCCCATCGCCCTGCTGACAGCCACGCTCGGAAGCTGGCTGGGCGACATCATCCTGTATCTGCTCTTCCGCAACCGGTTGACCTTGTGGCTGGACAAGTTCAGGTGGGGCCGCGCCATTCACCGCAGCATCCGCACGGCAGTGGAAAAGGCAGGCAAGTCTCCCACCTACGCCGGTCTCATCGCCCTCAGATTCCTTCCCGCGGGCCGGACCGCGGGCGTGGCAGCGGCCGGGATCGCCGACCTTCCGCTGCGGCCGTTTCTCGCGTGCGCCGCCGTCGGCGGTATTCTATGGTCCTGCTGGTTGGTGATGTTGGGGTATGTCACCGATGCCACCACGGGCTTCCCGTTGTGGGTGAGTGCCCTCCTCGGAATGGGGGTAGGTACTCTGGTGGGACTTGTAATTGCTGCATTCCTCGCGCTCAAGCAACGCCGGAAGGGTAAGACAACCGATGAGCACCCCGACGCCGCCCACCCCCCGGCTGCCAGCCAAACCGACTAG
- a CDS encoding DUF2254 domain-containing protein — protein sequence MPIKRFRIGHYLKTSLWTIPLLFILGGVAISLITTSIDDGTLVPESISGDTTAALQILYLISFAMLTLTGLVLSLLMVMVQLAMGVFSPRIVRQILQDRPSQCAIGLFAGTFAHSILSMRSVKTTADGGTVPGLAVVVAMVLVLGCIGTLVWYLNHIGQSLRTAALVGWVARGTMKTLDHVYPDPGTETDLDPELIVTPSAGVMFAVDHKKLVTLAGRAECQLELLWAVGDYIPTGSALFRIVGEQGALSRSGVVRAVAIGPERTMNQDVAYGLRMLVDIAIRSLSSGPFEDPTTAVQAIDRIHDILRQISRRPLHSGHYDDDGGTLRLTVPTMLWDGYVRLGFDEIRIAGSGSPQVARRLRLALDDLMAVTPADRQLPLKYQRELLDGSARAAASSKADGKAALVPDASGIGSAADLVTAPHEDRR from the coding sequence GTGCCGATCAAGCGTTTCCGCATCGGCCACTACCTGAAGACGAGCCTCTGGACCATCCCGCTGCTCTTTATTCTTGGTGGGGTCGCGATATCTCTCATCACCACGTCGATCGATGACGGGACGCTGGTCCCGGAGAGCATCAGTGGTGACACCACCGCAGCCCTCCAGATCCTCTATCTGATTTCTTTCGCCATGCTGACCCTCACCGGTCTGGTGCTGTCGCTGCTGATGGTGATGGTCCAACTCGCGATGGGCGTGTTCTCCCCGCGTATTGTGAGGCAGATTCTGCAGGACCGGCCGAGCCAGTGTGCGATCGGGCTGTTCGCTGGGACGTTCGCCCACTCGATTCTGTCCATGCGCTCGGTGAAGACCACCGCAGACGGCGGGACCGTGCCCGGTCTGGCGGTTGTCGTGGCAATGGTCCTGGTCTTGGGTTGCATCGGCACCCTGGTCTGGTATTTGAACCATATCGGGCAGTCGCTGCGGACCGCGGCCCTGGTCGGGTGGGTGGCCAGAGGCACCATGAAAACCCTCGACCATGTCTACCCGGACCCTGGCACTGAAACGGACCTTGATCCAGAACTGATTGTTACTCCGAGCGCCGGAGTGATGTTCGCCGTGGACCACAAGAAACTCGTCACCCTCGCCGGTCGCGCCGAATGCCAACTGGAGTTGCTGTGGGCGGTCGGGGACTACATTCCCACGGGTTCCGCTCTCTTCCGGATTGTCGGTGAGCAGGGTGCGCTCTCGCGGTCCGGCGTCGTGAGGGCAGTGGCGATCGGCCCGGAACGCACCATGAACCAGGACGTTGCTTACGGCCTCCGAATGCTGGTGGACATCGCCATTCGTTCGCTGTCCTCGGGGCCTTTCGAAGACCCCACCACAGCGGTTCAGGCCATCGATCGGATCCACGACATCCTGCGGCAAATCAGCCGCCGCCCGCTGCATTCAGGGCATTACGACGACGACGGCGGTACCCTCCGGCTGACGGTCCCCACCATGCTGTGGGACGGCTACGTGCGGCTCGGGTTCGACGAAATCCGGATCGCAGGGTCGGGCTCCCCCCAGGTGGCCAGACGGCTGCGGCTGGCCCTGGACGACCTGATGGCGGTGACCCCCGCCGACCGGCAGCTGCCGTTGAAGTACCAGCGGGAGCTGCTTGATGGCAGCGCCCGCGCCGCAGCCTCGTCGAAGGCGGACGGAAAAGCGGCACTGGTACCAGACGCGTCCGGAATCGGTTCCGCGGCAGACCTCGTGACCGCTCCCCACGAAGATCGCCGCTGA
- a CDS encoding pseudouridine synthase has product MQSPLPVRNGVNATRLRLPSEGPWGTALDYILDRWDHVDPEGIATRFDRGEVVALNGERLTRTTPLTEHTFVWYYRELPVEERLPVEVGILHQDENLLVVDKPHFLPTTPGGRYVAESALVRLRVLLDLPDLIPMHRLDRLTAGILLFSTNPATRGNYQLLFENRLISKEYEAAAPVDPCLDLMAQPRVVRSRIVKSRTYLLAQEVDGEPNTETLVHLVEDRNGRGRYRLTPHTGKTHQLRLHMAGLGLGIVNDPFYPVLLPQAPDDYSKPLQLVAKSIAFTDPLSGAERRFDSRLSLQDFG; this is encoded by the coding sequence ATGCAATCCCCCCTTCCCGTCCGCAACGGTGTCAACGCCACCCGGTTGCGCCTGCCCTCTGAGGGCCCCTGGGGGACCGCGCTCGACTACATTCTGGACCGCTGGGACCACGTCGATCCCGAAGGCATCGCCACCCGGTTCGACCGCGGTGAGGTGGTCGCCCTGAACGGGGAGCGGCTCACCCGGACCACGCCCCTCACCGAGCACACCTTCGTCTGGTATTACCGGGAGTTGCCGGTCGAGGAGCGGCTCCCGGTCGAGGTGGGCATACTGCACCAGGACGAAAACCTGCTGGTGGTCGACAAGCCGCATTTCCTGCCCACCACGCCGGGCGGCCGGTACGTCGCGGAATCCGCGCTGGTCCGGCTCCGCGTCCTACTGGACCTGCCCGACCTGATCCCCATGCACCGGCTCGACCGGCTGACGGCCGGCATTCTGCTCTTCTCCACCAACCCGGCGACCCGCGGAAACTATCAGTTGCTCTTCGAGAACCGGCTCATCTCCAAGGAGTATGAGGCTGCCGCCCCCGTGGACCCCTGCCTGGACCTGATGGCGCAGCCGCGGGTGGTCCGCAGCCGCATCGTCAAGAGCCGCACGTACCTCCTCGCCCAGGAGGTGGACGGGGAACCCAACACGGAAACCCTGGTGCACCTGGTGGAGGACCGCAATGGCCGCGGCCGCTACCGCCTCACCCCCCACACCGGGAAGACCCACCAGTTGCGCCTGCACATGGCCGGTCTTGGACTGGGGATCGTGAACGACCCCTTCTACCCGGTGCTGCTCCCCCAGGCCCCCGACGACTACAGCAAGCCACTGCAACTCGTTGCCAAAAGTATCGCTTTCACCGACCCGCTCAGCGGCGCCGAACGGCGCTTCGACAGCCGGTTGAGCCTGCAGGACTTCGGCTAG
- a CDS encoding Fpg/Nei family DNA glycosylase — MPEGDTVWRAARELNAALAGRTLTRCDIRVPKFATVDFTGETVQNVVARGKHLLIRVGGEDGWTIHSHLKMEGLWHIYAKGAKWRRPAFKARCILETPDSAAVGFELGFLKVLPRSAEEEAVGYLGPDLLGPDWDPEEALRRLRTQPDRPIGLALLDQRNLAGIGNVYRCELCFLAGVHPLTPVAGVRDLPRMVALAKKLLEANKARSTRATTGNLRGNTLWVYGREHRGCLRCGTRVTLEQLGDNELELRDLYYCPYCQPASTAAAE; from the coding sequence GTGCCTGAGGGGGATACCGTCTGGCGGGCGGCACGCGAGCTGAACGCGGCCCTCGCGGGCCGCACGCTGACCCGGTGCGATATCCGGGTCCCGAAGTTCGCGACGGTGGACTTCACCGGCGAAACGGTGCAGAACGTGGTGGCACGGGGCAAACACCTGCTGATCCGGGTGGGCGGCGAGGACGGGTGGACCATCCACTCGCACCTGAAGATGGAGGGCCTGTGGCATATCTACGCCAAGGGGGCCAAGTGGCGCCGTCCGGCGTTCAAGGCGCGCTGCATCCTGGAGACCCCCGACTCCGCAGCGGTCGGTTTTGAACTGGGTTTCCTGAAGGTCCTCCCCCGCTCCGCCGAGGAAGAAGCTGTGGGGTATCTGGGTCCGGACCTGCTGGGCCCGGACTGGGATCCCGAGGAGGCGCTGCGCCGGCTCCGCACCCAGCCGGACCGCCCCATCGGGCTGGCCCTGCTGGACCAGCGGAACCTGGCGGGGATCGGGAACGTGTATCGGTGTGAGCTGTGTTTCCTCGCCGGGGTCCACCCGCTGACCCCGGTGGCGGGAGTCAGGGACCTCCCCCGGATGGTGGCGCTGGCGAAGAAACTTCTGGAGGCCAACAAGGCACGGTCCACCCGGGCGACCACCGGGAATCTGAGGGGGAACACCCTGTGGGTGTACGGCAGGGAACACCGCGGTTGCCTGCGCTGCGGCACCCGGGTCACACTGGAACAGCTCGGGGACAACGAACTGGAACTGCGCGACCTGTATTACTGCCCGTACTGTCAGCCCGCCAGCACGGCGGCCGCCGAATGA
- a CDS encoding DUF6541 family protein has protein sequence MSWAATLPAFVVALAVVFGPGLAWGAALGLRRLTLLALAGPFSITAVVLSAEVAAFAGVGWSLPPVLAVTAVVAGALWFLRRQFGHLIHGPPMPAEPTARWRLVFTAWAVAAVPVAAVMFWMFGAPENIAQSHDNIFHLNALRYITETGNSSSLTLGYLGTREGTFYPAGWHAVVSLVIATAGIPLTAAINVTNLVLITGIWSVGCLFLVSRLTGERALPLLVAGVLSTAYSSFPYLLLEFGVVYPFMLSIAILPAALGLVIQLIRAGTEVSLTRAGSALLLLGLLPGLLLAHPSSLLGLLALAAPAVLSVALARIRNSSGRRRLAAASGAAAFLVLTAVLWMTVRPARSSAENWAQMGDAGGAVSEVLFHGPLGRPVALLVTVLTAVGAAVVLYLRSHRWVIAMYLVAGALFVLGSWQEAPTLRWIVAGVWYNDYFRISAMLAPAGILVASIGGVALAQTLILGLQSLRARRGSPEPAWFLPAASAVLVVIGLAVAPLFAVQRAVSEAAFHYRYTEDSRLLTIDELTLLERLPEQVPADAVIAGNPLTGASLSYAFAGRQSLLPYGTNPATEEARTVFGYLDTMRLNPSVCDAVRSTNTAFVLDFGTASVHGGQVVPFAGLTDLSLAGGFELVDREGEASLYRIVGCN, from the coding sequence ATGAGCTGGGCAGCGACCCTCCCGGCGTTCGTGGTGGCACTCGCCGTCGTGTTCGGACCCGGCCTGGCCTGGGGGGCCGCGCTGGGTCTGCGACGGCTGACCCTGCTGGCCCTCGCCGGGCCTTTCAGCATCACCGCCGTGGTGCTGTCCGCCGAGGTCGCAGCCTTCGCCGGCGTGGGCTGGTCACTACCGCCGGTGCTGGCGGTCACAGCGGTTGTCGCCGGAGCGCTCTGGTTCCTGCGCCGACAGTTCGGGCACCTGATTCATGGTCCCCCCATGCCTGCCGAGCCGACCGCCCGCTGGCGGCTGGTGTTCACCGCGTGGGCAGTTGCTGCGGTGCCGGTAGCTGCGGTGATGTTCTGGATGTTCGGCGCACCCGAAAACATCGCCCAGTCCCACGACAACATTTTCCATCTCAATGCCCTGCGGTACATCACCGAAACGGGCAATTCGTCGTCGTTGACCCTGGGGTACCTGGGGACCCGGGAGGGCACGTTCTACCCTGCGGGGTGGCACGCCGTGGTCTCCCTGGTGATCGCCACCGCCGGCATCCCCCTCACCGCCGCAATCAATGTGACCAACCTGGTGCTGATCACCGGCATCTGGAGCGTCGGTTGCCTGTTCCTGGTCAGCCGTCTCACCGGTGAACGTGCGCTTCCCCTCCTGGTTGCCGGCGTGCTCTCCACCGCCTACAGCTCCTTTCCCTACCTGCTCCTCGAGTTCGGCGTGGTCTACCCGTTCATGCTGTCCATCGCCATCCTTCCCGCCGCGCTGGGACTCGTGATCCAGCTGATCCGCGCCGGTACCGAGGTGTCCCTCACCCGTGCCGGGAGTGCCCTGCTGCTCCTGGGTCTCCTCCCGGGACTGCTGCTGGCACACCCCTCGTCCCTGCTGGGGCTCCTCGCGCTGGCTGCCCCGGCCGTCCTTTCGGTGGCGTTAGCCCGGATCCGGAACAGCAGCGGCCGACGTCGGCTGGCCGCGGCGTCCGGGGCTGCGGCATTTTTGGTGCTCACCGCCGTGCTGTGGATGACGGTGCGGCCCGCACGGAGCAGCGCCGAGAACTGGGCACAGATGGGCGACGCCGGAGGAGCCGTCTCGGAGGTGCTGTTCCACGGCCCGTTGGGACGCCCGGTGGCACTCTTGGTCACGGTGCTCACCGCGGTGGGTGCCGCCGTCGTCCTCTACCTGCGCAGCCATCGGTGGGTCATCGCCATGTACCTCGTGGCTGGCGCGCTGTTCGTGCTCGGCAGCTGGCAGGAAGCCCCCACCCTGCGGTGGATTGTCGCGGGCGTCTGGTACAACGATTACTTCCGGATCAGCGCCATGCTCGCGCCGGCGGGGATCCTGGTGGCCAGTATCGGCGGGGTCGCACTGGCCCAGACACTGATCCTGGGTCTGCAGAGCCTACGCGCCCGGCGGGGCAGCCCCGAGCCCGCGTGGTTCCTCCCGGCGGCGTCGGCGGTCCTCGTGGTGATCGGCCTGGCGGTCGCACCGCTCTTCGCGGTACAGCGCGCAGTCAGTGAGGCAGCCTTCCATTACCGGTACACCGAGGATTCCCGGCTGCTGACCATCGATGAGCTGACGCTGCTGGAACGGCTCCCGGAGCAGGTCCCAGCCGATGCGGTGATCGCGGGTAACCCCTTGACCGGCGCCTCGCTGTCCTACGCCTTCGCCGGCCGGCAGTCGCTGCTCCCCTACGGCACCAATCCCGCCACCGAGGAGGCCCGCACCGTCTTCGGCTATCTCGACACCATGCGGCTGAACCCTTCGGTCTGCGACGCGGTGCGCAGCACCAACACAGCGTTTGTGCTGGACTTCGGGACGGCTTCCGTGCACGGCGGGCAGGTGGTTCCCTTCGCCGGCCTGACTGACCTCTCCCTGGCGGGCGGCTTTGAGCTGGTGGACCGCGAAGGGGAGGCGTCGCTGTACCGGATTGTGGGGTGCAACTAA